The DNA region ATGATTTGAACGACGGGCTTACCCAAGCGGCGGGCGATTGCGACTTCCTTGAGGACGCCGGGTGCCCTGTGGGTCTTGGGGCCTATTAGGACGACCACCACGTCGCTCCGCTTGATCCTCGCTTCCGCTTCGCGTTCCCAGTGCCTCTGCGGTGCGGCCTCCTTCATCGACCAGTCGGCCCCGCTGAAGGGCGAAGTGGGCAGCCTCATCTGCCCGACCATATGATGCTTGAGGTTCTGATCTTCGTCGAAGTCGAAGCTGAAGAATGCGCGCTTGAGTGCCACGGAACGAGTTGACCTCCTACCACAGGTGCTGGCCAGC from Gammaproteobacteria bacterium includes:
- a CDS encoding TIR domain-containing protein, which produces MALKRAFFSFDFDEDQNLKHHMVGQMRLPTSPFSGADWSMKEAAPQRHWEREAEARIKRSDVVVVLIGPKTHRAPGVLKEVAIARRLGKPVVQIIGYRNSNPTRVPNAGRLLRWTWDNMTSVLD